The Mycolicibacterium duvalii DNA window TGACCGCGCCGTCGAACTGTTCAAACCACTAGCCAAGAAGGCCACCCGGCCCGAGGTGCGCGGTGGTCTGGGCGGCTTCGCGGGGCTGTTCGCCCTGCGTGGCGACTATCGCGAACCGTTGCTGGCGTCGTCGACCGACGGTGTCGGCACCAAGTTGGCGGTGGCCCAGGCGATGGACAAGCACGACACCGTCGGGATCGATCTGGTCGCGATGGTGGTCGACGACCTGGTCGTGTGTGGTGCCGAACCGTTGTTCCTGCAGGACTACATCGCCGTCGGCCGGACCGTCCCCGAACGCGTCGCCGAACTGGTCTCCGGTATCGCCGATGGCTGCGTGCAGGCCGGCTGTGCGCTGCTGGGCGGCGAGACGGCCGAGCACCCCGGCCTGATGGCGCCGGACCACTACGACATCTCGGCCACCGGTATCGGCGTCGTCGAGGCCGATGACGTCCTGGGACCCGAACGCGTCAAACCCGGCGACGTGATCATCGCGATGGCCTCTACCGGCCTGCACTCCAACGGCTACTCGCTGGCCCGTCACGTGCTGCTCGAGATCGACCACATGAACCTGGCCGGCCACGTCGAGGAATTCGGTCGCACCCTCGGCGAGGAACTTCTAGAACCTACCCGCATCTACGCCAAGGACTGCCTGGCGTTGGCCGCCGAAACCCAGGTCCGGACCTTCTGCCACGTCACCGGAGGCGGACTGGCCGGCAACCTCGAACGGGTCATTCCGCACGGCTTGGTGGCGACGCTCGAACGCGGCACCTGGACGCCGGCGCCGGTGTTCGGCATGATCGCGCAGCGCGGACGCATCGAACAGGCCGAGATGGAGCGGACGTTCAACATGGGCGTCGGCATGGTCGCCGTCGTCGCGCCGGAGGACACCGATCGCGCGCTGGCCGTGCTGACCGCCCGTCACCTGGACTGCTGGACTCTGGGCACCATCGAGAAGGGTGGTAAGGACGGCGCCCGCGCGGTTCTGGTCGGGCAGCACCCCAGATTCTGACAGCTGTGGGTCCCAGGGATCCGAGTAGGCCCGGGCCTATCGGCGCCAGTCGTCGTCGTCGACCCAGGCGTCATCCGAGGCGTCGCCGTTGATGTCACCACCGAAGCGGTCATCGCCCGAAGAGCCCGACAGCTCGCGCTGAAGCCGCTCGAAGTCGGTCTGAGGTGAGCTGTACTTGAGCTCACGTGCAACCTTGGTCTGCTTTGCCTTTGCCCGGCCGCGGCCCATGGGGGAACCCCCTCGCGCAATAACGGAGCGGCCCAATGACTAGGCGGCTCCGATCTGAGTGTGTTTATGTCCTGTTGACACCTTACCGTGCCGGACGCCGTGGCGCTGGCAGGCCCTGAACCCTGACCGGGTTTTGTGGGCGCTCTCACTTAGTACCACTACGCAACCGCTCGACCGCCAGCCGTCCTGCGCCGACGGAGTCGCCGGCGGGCACCGAATCGGGGTCGATGGCGGCGGCCGTTTCGACCTGGCCGCCCGTGGTCAGCTCGGTGTCGGCGGATAGGCCCCGTTTGACCAGGGCCAGCGCGATCGGGCCGTGATCGACGTGGTCGACCACCGTGCCCAGGCGCCCCACCGCGCGGCCCGCGGTCAGCAGCGGATCGCCCGGCGCGGGGCGGTCGGTGCTGCCGTCGAGGTGCAGCAGCACCAGCATCCGCGGCGGTTTGCCCAGGTTGTGCACTCGCGCCACCGTCTCTTGTCCCCGATAGCAGCCCTTGTCCAGGTGGACGGCGGGGCCGACCCAGCCGACCTCGTGCGGAATGGTGCGTTCGTCGGTGTCCACCCCCAACCGGGCCTGCACGGCGGCCACCCGATGGGCTTCGTAGGCCCACACTCCGGCCGGACGCACCCCTGCGGCGACCAGTGCGTCCCACCAACGGGCGTGCTGCTCGCGGGGCACGACGACGTCGAGGTCGGCTCCACCGGAGGTCAAACGACGGACGAATCCACCGCCGTCCAGGGCCACCGCGGACCCGTCGGCCGGTACCGTCGCCAGCCCCAGCGCGTCGAGTACGGCGGCGTCGGCCACGGCGGGACCGAGCAGCGACAGCACAGCCAGCTCGGCCGGCTCGATCACGACATCGGCCCAGAAGACCATCTTGCGCAGATAGGACAACAGTGGCTCGCCCCGCCAGGGCTCGGTGTCCAGCACCGTGCGGCCGCTCAGTTCGGTCTGCAACCAGTGATCCTCCACCCGCCCCTGGCCGTCGAGGCTGAGGTTCTGGGTGGCCGTGCCCTCGCCCAAGTCGCTGACGTGCTGAGTGGACAGGCTGTGCAGCCAGGTCTTGCGCTCGGCTCCGGTGAGGGCCAGCACGGCCCGGTGGGAGCGATCGACGACCACGGCTGCGTGGGCGGCGGTGCGCTGCTCACCGAGCGGATCGCCGTAGTGCCAGACGGCGCCGGCGTCGGGACCGGGGTCAGGGGCGGGTACTGCGGACATAGTCCAACTCTACGGTCGGCGCGTGGTGGCGTGGGGCTACGCTGTGGCCCCATGGCTGACCGACCCGCTGTCGTGGTCACCCTCGATGGACGGCTGCACGATCCGACCGTCCCGCTTTTGTACGCCGATGATCTCGCGGCCGTGCGCGGAGACGGGATCTTCGAGACCATGCTGGTGCGCGACGGCGCGGCCTGTCTGCTCGACGCGCATCTGGGCCGGCTGGCGCACTCGGCCCGGATGGTGAACCTGCCGGCCCCCGACCTGGACCGGTGGCGCAGCGCGGTAGGTGTAGCGGTGGACGCCTGGACCGACGCAGGCGACGACGACGGCGTTCTGCGGCTGGTATACAGCCGGGGCCGCGAGAGCGGATCGGAGGTCACCGCGTACGTCACTGTGGCGGCGCTGCCGGCGCGCGTCGCCGAGGTCCGGCGACGCGGACTGGCGGCACTGACGCTCTCCCGCGGACTGGCCGCGCACGGTATCGACGAACTGCCCTGGTTGCTGGCCGGAGCCAAGACGCTGTCCTACGCCGTGAACATGGCGGCGCTGCGGCACGCGGAGGCGCACGGAGCCGGTGATGTGATCTTCGTCAGCACCGACGGGTTCATCCTGGAGGGGCCGCGGTCGACCGTGGTCATCGAGACGGTCTCCGACGAGGGTCGGCGGTGCCTGCTCACCCCGCCCCCGTGGTACCCGATCCTGCGCGGCACCACGCAGCAAGCCCTGTTCGAGGTCGCCCGCAATGCGGGTTACGACTGCGACTACCAGGCACTCAAGCCGGCTGATCTGATTGCCGCGCAGGGTGTTTGGCTGGTGTCGAGCATCACCCTGGCGGCGCGCGTGCACACCCTCGACGGGGTGGCGCTGCCGACGGCGACCGACGCCGCCGACATCTCCGCGCTGATCGACGCCGCGGTGCTCAGCGATCGCTGACAGAGTAAATCCCTTGTCGCGCTGACCCTGCGCGGGTACCTTCGCCTGTACACAGGGAAGGAGGTGGTCCGACAAATTGAGTGACTTATGGACATGTGAGGTGGCTGCGAGCTAGCAGCGCCGGGGAGCGCTTGACGCACACCTGCGCGCGCTGGCGAATTCCCCGCAGTCACCCGGCCCCCGAGCCCCTTGGTTGTGTCCGACCGAGGATGACGGCTCGGGGGCTGTCCCTTTTCTGGGTCGAGCGTCAGCCGGCAGGGCCGGGCGCCAGCGAGGAACACTCCGCCATGGCCGACTCCCAGGTGTCGACGTCCACCCCGGGCGGGGGGCCGGACACCGGCCCGGCAGGCGCAGGAACTCCGTGCTGATCCAGGCACGATGCGTACGAGCCGTGCCCGCCACCGGTTTCGGTCGAACGCGGGGTTGACGGAGCCGGAGTCTCACCGGGGGAGGCACAGCCGGCCAGCACGGTGGCAGCCGCGGCCCATGCAACGACCACGTGGTGGGCGCGCATCAGCCGACGAACCGGGACAGCCGGGCCGACAGATGCGGGACCAGTCCGCCGTCGGCGTCCACCCGCTCCTCGACGTAGGCCAGGTCGCCGCCTTCGATGATCCCGTAGAGCCGTTTGGCGCCGCCGACGAGCACCCCGGACACGCTGCGCGCCAGCGCATCGGTGACCAGTTCCCACGAGGATTGATTGAGCGGTCGGCCGTAGAACAGCTCGACGTAGCCGGCCGAGTGGGCCAGTAGCAACTCGATCGCCTGGGACTCGTCGGGGTCGGCCGGGTCGGTGACGAACCGCCAGTAGCCCGTCTCGCGCAGGCCGGGACGGTCGTAGTCGCCGTCCTCGGTCAGCAGCCAGGAGCGGGACTCCCAGTTCAGATAGTCGCTGCCGTCATGCGAGACGATGATCTGCTGGCCGAACCGGTAGTCGCCGTGGGCGCTGCGGCCCTCGCCCTCACCGCGCCACACCCCGACCAGAGGCAGCAGTGCCAGCAGCGCATCGTTGAGGTCGGCGCCCTGTCGCAGGTTGGCCGTGTCGGCGGGAAGCGGGAGGTCGGCGAAGGCCGGAATGTTGCGCGTGGCAGTCTCTTTGGCCCGCTGGGCGGCAGCGGCGACCGCCTCGTCGCCGGACGTCACGACTCGTCGGTGACCAGTCGATACAACGCGTACAACGCGAACCAGGTGATCACCACCACGGCCACGACGAGCAGGATCTCGAAGAACAGCACCACGACGTGAAGTCTAACCGCCGCTCCGGGCCGTGGTTCAGCCGACCTTGTACTCGTATTCCGGGCAGAACGCACCGGTGGCGGCACCGATGAAGTAGCCCGCGTCGCCGTTCGACCAGCCCGTGGCGCCGGCCAGGTCGAGCACTTCCTGCTCGAACGTCGCACCGTTGTTCCAGTCCTGGCAGACCGCGTACCCGGTCTCGATGACCTGGGCGGTCTTTTCCGAGGGCCAGGTGATGCCGTACTCGGCGATCACGGAGAGGAAGTCGCCCTCCGGGTCGGCGAGCGCGGCCGGAGCGCCCCACAGGGCGCCTCCGGCAAGCAGTGCGGCTGCGACACAGGCGAATGTCGTTTTCATGTCGGCCCCTCGAGGTAGCCGCGGCACTGTGCCGGGTGATTCGTCCCGCGCCGAGCGGCGCGGGACGTCACCTCATCGTCCTCCAGGAATGCCGAGCTTGCAGGGTTTTCACAGCAAGATCAGCAGAGGATCAGGCGCTTACGCGACCTTGACGTCGACCTCGTGGATGCCCGCGCCCGTCGGCGCGACCACCGCGTCGCCGTTACCGACCTTGGACAGCGCGCGCAGCGTCCAGGTCCCGGGCGCGGCGAAGAACCGGAAGTCACCGGTGGCCGACGCGACGACCTCGGCGGTGAACTCGTCAGAGCTGTCCAGCAGCCGCACGAACGCGCCGCCGACCGCCTGACCCGAGCCGTCCACGACCCGGCCGGTGATCACCGTTTCCTTCTCCAGGTCGACGCCGGCGGGCAACGTCAGTCCTTGCTTGGGTGCAGAGCACATATCAACTTCCCAACTCGATCGGGGCCCCCACCAGGGAGCCGTATTCCGTCCAACTGCCGTCGTAGTTCTTGACGTTCTTGTGCCCGAGGAGCTCCTGCAGCACGAACCAGGTGTGCGACGAACGCTCACCGATCCGGCAGTAGGCGATGGTCTCCTTCTCGCCGTCGAGGCCGGCCTCGGCGTACAGCTTGGCCAGATCCTCGTCGGACTTGAAGGTGCCGTCCTCGTTGGCGGCCTTGCTCCACGGAACGTTGATGGCGCCGGGGATATGCCCGGGGCGCTGGCTCTGCTCCTGCGGCAGGTGCGCGGGGGCGAGGATCTTGCCGGAGAATTCGTCGGGGGAGCGCACGTCGACCAGGTTCTTCTTGCCGATCGCGTCGATCACCTCGTCGCGGAAGGCACGGATGCTGGTGTCGGGAGCCTTGGCGGTGTAGCTGGTGCCCGGGCGTTCCACCGTGTCGGTCGACAGCGGACGCGCGTCGAGTTCCCACTTCTTGCGGCCACCGTCGAGCAGCTTGACGTCGGCGTGGCCGTAGAGCTTGAAGTACCAGTACGCGTAGGCGGCGAACCAGTTGTTGTTGCCGCCGTAGAGCACCACGGTGTCGTCGTTGGAGATGCCGCGCTCGCTCAGCAGCTTCGAGAACTGCTCGGCGTCGACGAAGTCGCGCCGGACCTGATCCTGCAGATCGGTCTTCCAGTCGAGCTTGACGGCGCCCGGGATGTGGCCGGTGTCGTAGGCGTTGGTGTCCTCGTCTACCTCGACGAAGACGGTGTTCGGCGCGTCGAGATTGCTCTCGGCCCAGTCGACTGAGACCAGAACGTCGGAGCGTGCCATATAGAGGGTCCTTCCGGTTTGGTTGGGGGCGGTGCGGTTACGGGCGGGGCGGTGCGCCCGGCGTCGGGACGCCGAGCGCGGAGGTGCTGCCGGTGGCGGTGGGGTGTGACATGAACGAGCTCCTGTTGATGTGCATCGGCGGGCTGGTGGGCCGAAAGCGGCCACTCACAGAGTGCGGCGCACAGCGACGGCGCGGCTACTCAGCAGCAACAACAACAGCAACAACCCGCGACGCGGCACAGATCGACTGCGCGGCGCTTGGTGAGCACAAGCTCGAGGCGGGCTGACACGCGGCACAGCTTACCCAAAGACAGGGTGATCAAGCCAACAGCGGCCGCAGAGCGGACCGCAGGTCAGTGGCGGTGGGCACCCCCGAGGTGCGGTACCGCTGCCGTCCGTCGGCGTCGAAGATGAACGTCGTGGGCAGCGACAGCACCGAAAGCCTGCGCGCCGGTTCGGGATCGGCGTCCATGTCGATCTCGAGGTGTGCCACGGCGGGCAGCTCGGCGCACACCTCCTCGACGACCCGGCGGACCCCGGCGCACGGCCCGCACCACGGCGCACTGAAATGCAGGATGGTCGGTCCGGTCGTGGACAGGCCCAGGTCACTGGTGTCCACGTCGGGCCATTCGGCGGCGCCGCGGGCCAGGGTGGCGCGCAGCGTAACGAGGCGCCCGATCACATAGGCCATCCCGAAGACCGCGATCAAGACCGCCACGACCACGATCCACGTCCCAGTCATGACAGCCGGAACCTGTCGAGCTGGAGCCGCATGTCTCCGGTGATGCCCTCGATGATGATGTCCGAACCGCGTGCGCCCTGACTGGTCGGTGCGACGCCGAACGGCAGCACCTGACCGGGAAGCCGGGAGGAGAACGCGGCGAGCACGGCGGTCAGCCGGTCCTCGGGCACCTCCTGGTCGGCGGTACCCGGACCGGTCAGCACACCGGTCGCGGTCAGCACCAGCGTGGAGGCGTCGGGGCCGGCCATCGACAGGTCGACCGCGATGCTGACCCGCTCGTCGAACCCGGCCTGGTCCGGCGTCCCGGTGAACACCACGCCGCGGTTGCTCGAGATGCCCGATTCGGTGGTGCCGCCGGTGGAGTCCTCGGTCTCATCGGTGGGCGCCTCCACCAGCAGGTCGGTGATTCCCATGTACCGGCCGAGATGCGTGGAGTCGATGATGATGCGGCTTTCCACCTTCTCGACCGCCAACGCCGAATCGGGCCGCACCAGCCAGGACCCGGACAGGTCGACCGAGTGCAGCGTCGCCTCCAGCGATGCCCGGCCCACGACGGCGTGATCAACGCCACTGGCCTTGATCTCCACCTCGTCGTAACGGTGCCGCGCCGCCTGGGTGACGAACGGAAAGCCCAGGATCGCCACCGACGGATCCCAGTTCAGGTCGGCGGCTGTGCGCACGCTTCTGGCCAGGCGATACTCGGCGTAGATCGCCGCGCCGAAGTCAGTGCCGACGGCGCCCAACACCAAAGCCAGCAGGGTGGACACGACACCGACGACGAGCTTGCGCACGCCGACATTGTTGCCTACCCGGCCTGCCCGCTCGCCGTTCGGCGCGGCTTACGGGCAGGCGGCACGCTATCGTTAGGACACCAACGGTCAGTAACGGCCGTGTGTCAGGCGTGAATCTGGGAAGTCACCGCGACAAAGACGTACCGGTGCGTCCAGGCGGATGATCTCCACAGCGGTTGGAGGGCCAGGTGGATCTACTGCTACTGACGGTCGACCCGCATCCCGAATCCATCCTGCCGTCTTTGGCGCTGCTCGCCCACAACGTGCGCACGGCCCCGACCGAAGTGTCGTCGTTGCTGGAGGCAGGTTCGGCCGACGTGGCCATCGTCGACGCGCGCACCGACCTGGCCGCCGCACGCGGGCTGTGCCGGCTGCTGGGCACCACCGGCACGTCGGTTCCGGTGGTCGCCGTGGTCAACGAGGGCGGCCTCGTCGCGGTCAACGTGGAGTGGGGCCTCGACGAGATTCTGCTGCCGAGCACCGGTCCGGCCGAGATCGACGCCCGGCTGCGGCTGCTGGTGGGGCGCCGCGGCGGGATCGCCAACCAGGAGAACGTCGGCAAGATCAGCCTCGGCGAGCTGGTGATCGACGAGGGGACCTACACCGCCCGGCTGCGCGGACGGCCGTTGGACCTGACATACAAGGAATTCGAGCTGCTGAAGTATCTCGCGCAGCACGCCGGCCGCGTGTTCACCCGCGCACAGCTGTTACAGGAGGTGTGGGGCTATGACTTCTTCGGAGGGACCCGCACCGTCGACGTCCACGTCCGGCGTCTGCGGGCCAAGCTCGGACCCGAGTACGAGTCGCTGATCGGCACGGTCCGCAACGTCGGATACAAGGCGGTCCGGCCGTCCCGGGGACGCGGCACCGCGCAGGGCGCTGCGCCGCCCGACGAACCGGACGAGGCCGAAGAAGACAGTTACGACGACACCGTCGACGAACTGCACAGCGAGCCGGTGTCCGAAGCGCTGGGCAGTTCGTGACGGTCGACTGGCAACAGGGGCTCACCGACTCTGCGCGTCAGCAGATCCGCGACGTCATCGCTGCGGCCGAGGTCGCCGACGGGGTGGCCCCGGTCGGCGAACAGGTGCTGCGCGAGCTGAACCTCGACCGCACCCGGCACCTGGTCGCGACCGGGGACGGCGCCGTGTCGGGGTATCTGAACCTCGCGCCCGCCGCGGACGACGCCCCTCCGATGGCCGAACTCGTGGTGCACCCGGCGGCCCGGCGCCGCGGTGTCGGCGCCGCGATGATCCGGGCAGCGCTGGCCGCGGGCGGTCCGGCCACGCGTTTCTGGGCGCACGGCGACCTCGAACCGGCGCGCGCGACGGCGTCCGCGCTCGAACTGGTCGCGGTGCGGGAGTTGCTGCAGATGCGCCGCCCGCTTGCGGACCTGCCCGCGACCCCTGCTGCCGCCGGCGTGACGATGCGTACCTATGCCGGCCCCTCCGACGACGCCGAGCTGCTGCGGGTGAACAACGCCGCGTTCGCCTGGCATCCCGAGCAGGGCGGGTGGACCGACGACGATGTCGCCGAGCGCAGATCCGAGCCGTGGTTCGACCCCGCCGGACTGTTCCTGGCATTCGACGACGCGTCCGGGCGGCTACTCGGATTCCATTGGACCAAGCAACATTCCGACCAGCTGGGCGAGGTGTACGTCGTCGGTGTCGACCCCGCCGCGCAGGGCCGGGGCCTCGGCGCCGCGCTCACCCTGACCGGTCTGCACCACCTGGCGCGGCAGTTGTCCGGCAGCGGCGCCGAAGCGGCGGTGATGCTCTACGTCGAAGCCGACAACACCGCCGCGGTGAAGACCTACCGACGACTGGGTTTCGAGGTGTCCAACACCGACGTCGCGTACGCCGCGCACGGCCCCGCCAACCTGTGAGATCACTGCACCTGTTCACCTCCCGTTCACCCGCCATGCCCGATTTGTCCACTGCGGCCGCATACGTTGCCGGTGAGTTTGCAGCCGTTTTGGGCAAGTGATCGGGTCAGCGAAAAGAAAGTGGGATCAGTGAAGCTCAACATCATCGGCAAGTCGTTCGGTACGACGGTCTCGGTCGCGGCGATCGCCGCGATGGCCCTCGCCGGGTGCGGTAGCGACAACAACGCTCCGTCGGGCACCACCGGTGCCACCGGAACCGACGCCTCGTCGGCGGAGTGCGGCGGCAAGAACACCCTCACCGCCGAGGGATCGACGGCTCAGCAGAACGCCATCGCAGTGTTCAATCAGGCCTGGGGTCAGGTCTGCGCGGGCAAGAACCTGTCCTACAACCCGACCGGATCAGGCGCCGGCCGCGAGCAGTTCGTCGCGGGCAACGTCGACTTCGGCGGAACCGACTCGCCGATCAAGGACGAGCAGGCCCAGCAGGGCGCGCAGCGCTGCGGCGGCAACGAGGTCTGGAACCTGCCGTTGGTCTTCGGTCCGGTCGCGATGGCCTACAACCTCGACGGCGTCGATGGGCTGGTGCTCAACGCCGATGTCCTGGCGCGCATCTTCCAGGGCCAGATCACCAATTGGAACGACCCGGCGATCGCCGCGCTGAACGAGGGCAAGACCCTGCCCGACCAGAACGTCACACCGATCTACCGCTCGGACTCCTCGGGCACCACCGACAACTTCCAGAAGTACCTGGCCGCGGCCGCTCCCCAGACCTGGACGAAGGGCGACGGCAGCGAATTCCAGGGCGGCGCCGGGGAAGGCGCGCAGAAGTCCGCCGGCGTCGCGCAGGCGGTTCAGGCCACCCCGGGCGGCATCGGCTACGTCGAGAAGGGCTTCGCCGACCAGGCCGGCATCTCCTACGCGCAGATCGACAACGGCAGCGGAGCGGTGGAACTGACCAACGAGTCGGCCGGTAAGGCCATCGACGCGGCCACCTTCGCCGCCGAGGGCAACAACCTCGTCCTGGATCTGCAGTCGCTGTACGGCACCACCGAGCCGGGCGCCTACCCGCTCGTGCTGGCCACCTACAACATCGTCTGCTCCCAGGGCTACGACGCCGAGACCGCCGCCGCGGTGCGCTCGTTCATGACCGTCGCCGCCAACGAAGGCCAGCAGGGCCTTCCCGAGGCCGGCTACGTGCCCCTGCCGGACCGCTTCAAGGAGCGTCTGCTGACCGCGGTCGACGCCATCGGCCCGACTGCCTAGGTTCTGCAGCGCAACCGCCACGCAGCGGCGAGGATGGGTTTAGACCGAATGACCGACAAGCGCGATGGAACCGGAACCGCATTGACGACGCCGAACCCGATGGACTCGGGGTCGGGGGCTGCGATGGCCGCCCCCTTCCCCGAGCCCACGCCGATCTCGACCAACCCGTCCGGGCATGCGAAGGAGCGGTTGGGAGACCGCATCTTCCGCAGCCTGTCGCAGGGGGCGGGCGTCCTCATCGTGGCGATCATCGCTGCGATCGGGATCTTCCTGCTGTGGCGTGCCATCCCGGCGCTAGCCCGTAACGAGGCGAACTTCTTCCTCTACGGCGGCACCTGGAACACCTCCGACACGTCGGCGATGACCTTCGGGATCCTGGACCTGCTCCAGGTCACGGTGTTCGTTTCGGTTTTCGCGCTGCTGCTCGCGATGCCCATCGCGCTGGGAATCGCGATCTACCTGACGCAGTACGCGCCGCGCCGGGTGGTCGGGCCGCTGGCCTACGTGGTGGACCTGCTCGCGGCGGTGCCGTCGATCATCTACGGCGTCTGGGGGCTGTATGTGCTGGCTCCGGTGCTGCGTCCGGTTGCGCTGTGGCTCAACGAGAATCTGGGTTGGTTCTTCCTGTTCGGCTCCGGCAACGCGTCTGTGGCCGGCGGCGGCACCATCTTCACCGCGGGCATCGTGTTGGCGGTGATGATCCTGCCGATCATCACCGCGGTGACGCGGGAGGTGTTCGTCCAGACACCCCGAGGGCAGATCGAGGCCGCGCTGGCGCTCGGCGCGACGCGGTGGGAGGTGGTCCGCACCACCGTGCTGCCGTTCGGGATGTCGGGGTACATCAGCGGCGCGATGCTCGGCCTCGGCCGTGCGCTCGGTGAGACCATCGCGCTGCTGATCATCCTGCGCGGCACGCAGGAGGCGTTCGGGTGGTCGCTGTTCGACGCCGGGTACACCTTCGCCAGCCTGATCGCCTCGGCCGCTTCGGAGTTCAACGACCAGTACAAGGCAGGCGCCTACATCGCCGCGGGTCTGGTGCTGTTCATCTTGACGTTCGTGGTGAACTCGCTGGCCCGCGCCGCGGTCTCCGGAAAGGACAGGTCGGCCTCATGACATCGGCCACGCTGGATCAGCCCGTCAAGGCCCCCACCTTCCAGGGGGTCAGTGCCCGCCGCAAGTTCACCAACAACCTGGCTACCGTGCTGGTCACCACCTCGGTGGTGATCGCGCTGGTGCCGCTGGTGTGGGTGCTCTACACCGTCGTCGCCAAGGGCCTCGGGATCGTCACCTCCAGCACCTGGTGGTACAACTCGCAATCGGGTATGACGGCGTTCGCCGCGGGCGGCGGCGCCTACCACGCCATCGTCGGCACGCTGCTGCAAGGCCTGGTGTGTGCCCTGATCTCCATTCCGGTCGGCGTATTCGTCGGCATCTACCTGGTGGAGTACGGTGGCGGCACCCGGCTCGGCAAGGTCACCACCTTCATGGTCGACATCCTCACCGGGGTGCCCTCGATCGTCGCCGCGCTGTTCATCTACGCATTGTGGGTGGCCACGATGGGCTTCGAGCGTTCGGGCTTCGCGGTGTCGCTCGCCTTGGTGCTGTTGATGATTCCGGTGATCGTGCGCTCCACCGAGGAGATGCTGCGCATCGTGCCGATGGACCTGCGCGAGGCCAGCTACGCACTCGGCGTGCCGAAATGGAAGACCATCTCGGCCATCGTGATCCCGACCGCGCTGTCGGGCATCGTCACCGGCATCCTGCTGGCCCTGGCCCGCGTGATGGGGGAGACGGCGCCGCTGCTCATCCTGGTGGGGTACTCGCAGGCGATCAACTTCGACATGTTCAGCGGATTCCAGGGCTCGCTGCCCGGCATGATGTTCGACCAGACCTCGGCCGGCGCGGGTGCGAACCCGATCCCGACCGACCGGCTCTGGGGTGCGGCGCTGACCCTGGTCGTGTTGATCGCAGTGCTCAACGTCGGCGCCCGTTTCATCGCCAAATTCTTTGCCCCTAAAAAGGTCTGAGCAGGTTTAGGAGACTGATTCACATGGCCAAGCGTCTGGACCTCAAGGACGTCAACATCTACTACGGCGCGTTCCACGCCGTGGCCGGGGTGACCCTGTCGGTGGAGCCGCGCAGCGTGACCGCGTTCATCGGCCCGTCGGGCTGCGGTAAGTCCACCGTGCTGCGCACGCTCAACCGCATGCACGAAGTCATCCCTGGCGCTCGCGTCGAGGGCTCGGTGCTGCTCGACGGCGAAGACATCTACGGCCCGGGCGTGGACCCCGTCGGTGTGCGCAAAACCATCGGAATGGTCTTCCAGCGGCCGAATCCGTTCCCCACCATGTCGATTCGCGACAACGTGGTGGCCGGGCTGAAGTTGCAGGGGGTGCGCAACAAGAAGGTGCTCGACGAGACCGCGGAACGGTCGCTG harbors:
- the pstS gene encoding phosphate ABC transporter substrate-binding protein PstS gives rise to the protein MKLNIIGKSFGTTVSVAAIAAMALAGCGSDNNAPSGTTGATGTDASSAECGGKNTLTAEGSTAQQNAIAVFNQAWGQVCAGKNLSYNPTGSGAGREQFVAGNVDFGGTDSPIKDEQAQQGAQRCGGNEVWNLPLVFGPVAMAYNLDGVDGLVLNADVLARIFQGQITNWNDPAIAALNEGKTLPDQNVTPIYRSDSSGTTDNFQKYLAAAAPQTWTKGDGSEFQGGAGEGAQKSAGVAQAVQATPGGIGYVEKGFADQAGISYAQIDNGSGAVELTNESAGKAIDAATFAAEGNNLVLDLQSLYGTTEPGAYPLVLATYNIVCSQGYDAETAAAVRSFMTVAANEGQQGLPEAGYVPLPDRFKERLLTAVDAIGPTA
- the pstC gene encoding phosphate ABC transporter permease subunit PstC is translated as MTDKRDGTGTALTTPNPMDSGSGAAMAAPFPEPTPISTNPSGHAKERLGDRIFRSLSQGAGVLIVAIIAAIGIFLLWRAIPALARNEANFFLYGGTWNTSDTSAMTFGILDLLQVTVFVSVFALLLAMPIALGIAIYLTQYAPRRVVGPLAYVVDLLAAVPSIIYGVWGLYVLAPVLRPVALWLNENLGWFFLFGSGNASVAGGGTIFTAGIVLAVMILPIITAVTREVFVQTPRGQIEAALALGATRWEVVRTTVLPFGMSGYISGAMLGLGRALGETIALLIILRGTQEAFGWSLFDAGYTFASLIASAASEFNDQYKAGAYIAAGLVLFILTFVVNSLARAAVSGKDRSAS
- the pstB gene encoding phosphate ABC transporter ATP-binding protein PstB, which gives rise to MAKRLDLKDVNIYYGAFHAVAGVTLSVEPRSVTAFIGPSGCGKSTVLRTLNRMHEVIPGARVEGSVLLDGEDIYGPGVDPVGVRKTIGMVFQRPNPFPTMSIRDNVVAGLKLQGVRNKKVLDETAERSLRGANLWTEVKDRLDKPGGGLSGGQQQRLCIARAIAVQPDVLLMDEPCSALDPISTLAIEDLIAELKKDFTIVIVTHNMQQAARVSDQTAFFNLEATGKPGRLIEIDDTEKIFSNPTQKATEDYISGRFG
- the mshD gene encoding mycothiol synthase, with the protein product MTVDWQQGLTDSARQQIRDVIAAAEVADGVAPVGEQVLRELNLDRTRHLVATGDGAVSGYLNLAPAADDAPPMAELVVHPAARRRGVGAAMIRAALAAGGPATRFWAHGDLEPARATASALELVAVRELLQMRRPLADLPATPAAAGVTMRTYAGPSDDAELLRVNNAAFAWHPEQGGWTDDDVAERRSEPWFDPAGLFLAFDDASGRLLGFHWTKQHSDQLGEVYVVGVDPAAQGRGLGAALTLTGLHHLARQLSGSGAEAAVMLYVEADNTAAVKTYRRLGFEVSNTDVAYAAHGPANL
- a CDS encoding winged helix-turn-helix transcriptional regulator; its protein translation is MDLLLLTVDPHPESILPSLALLAHNVRTAPTEVSSLLEAGSADVAIVDARTDLAAARGLCRLLGTTGTSVPVVAVVNEGGLVAVNVEWGLDEILLPSTGPAEIDARLRLLVGRRGGIANQENVGKISLGELVIDEGTYTARLRGRPLDLTYKEFELLKYLAQHAGRVFTRAQLLQEVWGYDFFGGTRTVDVHVRRLRAKLGPEYESLIGTVRNVGYKAVRPSRGRGTAQGAAPPDEPDEAEEDSYDDTVDELHSEPVSEALGSS
- the pstA gene encoding phosphate ABC transporter permease PstA, with translation MTSATLDQPVKAPTFQGVSARRKFTNNLATVLVTTSVVIALVPLVWVLYTVVAKGLGIVTSSTWWYNSQSGMTAFAAGGGAYHAIVGTLLQGLVCALISIPVGVFVGIYLVEYGGGTRLGKVTTFMVDILTGVPSIVAALFIYALWVATMGFERSGFAVSLALVLLMIPVIVRSTEEMLRIVPMDLREASYALGVPKWKTISAIVIPTALSGIVTGILLALARVMGETAPLLILVGYSQAINFDMFSGFQGSLPGMMFDQTSAGAGANPIPTDRLWGAALTLVVLIAVLNVGARFIAKFFAPKKV
- the lmeA gene encoding mannan chain length control protein LmeA, which codes for MRKLVVGVVSTLLALVLGAVGTDFGAAIYAEYRLARSVRTAADLNWDPSVAILGFPFVTQAARHRYDEVEIKASGVDHAVVGRASLEATLHSVDLSGSWLVRPDSALAVEKVESRIIIDSTHLGRYMGITDLLVEAPTDETEDSTGGTTESGISSNRGVVFTGTPDQAGFDERVSIAVDLSMAGPDASTLVLTATGVLTGPGTADQEVPEDRLTAVLAAFSSRLPGQVLPFGVAPTSQGARGSDIIIEGITGDMRLQLDRFRLS